From Antricoccus suffuscus, the proteins below share one genomic window:
- a CDS encoding hydantoinase B/oxoprolinase family protein, with protein sequence MTASKPYSLRDKQSAVDPILVEIVEGYLASVEQEVETAIGRTSRSPMIRDAHDFRAGIHDRHLRKLTGRSYSALVHPVTRDYPIEQMQPGDVFFHNDVYLSEGGIGHLPDLCVTVPVFADGSDGKPYVVAFVQAFGHHDDIGGAVPGSMPSHATSVFEEGLMVPPIRLWDAGVPNESALKIMTRNSRMPDSLAADLDAECSACLMGARRLGELFTRYGVESVERCFDAILDQTTKTYQREILSKIPDGVYAWEDYAEHDGVDEPKLHTQRITLTKSSTGGPDDGPKIILDFTGTAPQAKGPINHCGDYADGNFLAKWLAPILRNLADTPDRMAELDVNEGIIPLIEMRFPEKGTLITPIFPAPTNARTFVILRLLGVLAGVVAKAVDGKMPADQETIRYTGVYGTDADGQPYLMREVLGGGSGGRYYADGEDTIHVVPDSRNLPSEFTESRFPFIVEKLGLAVDSGGAGKFRGGLGYEKHIRMLREARFMSIADRSILACWGVKGGKAGMSFGVTIDPGGPNERAVDALADGDHVAAGEVIRIRTTGGGGWGDPLERDPQLVLRDVRWGKVSVQGAADSYAVVIDGTGTEATLDERRTRQLRVDRAGEAHSPSDPFFDRGPGYARLSGGPLHADLDTR encoded by the coding sequence GTGACGGCCTCGAAGCCATACTCCCTGCGGGACAAGCAAAGTGCGGTTGACCCCATCCTGGTCGAAATCGTCGAAGGCTATCTCGCGAGTGTCGAGCAGGAAGTCGAAACGGCCATCGGAAGGACGTCGCGTTCACCGATGATCCGTGACGCGCACGACTTCCGGGCCGGCATTCATGACCGGCACCTACGCAAGCTGACCGGACGTTCGTACTCCGCGTTGGTCCATCCGGTGACCCGGGACTACCCGATCGAGCAGATGCAGCCCGGTGACGTCTTCTTCCACAACGACGTCTACCTCTCTGAGGGCGGCATAGGACATCTGCCGGACCTGTGTGTCACGGTGCCGGTTTTCGCCGACGGTTCGGATGGGAAGCCTTATGTGGTGGCATTCGTGCAAGCGTTTGGACACCACGACGACATTGGCGGCGCCGTACCGGGGTCGATGCCCTCGCACGCGACAAGCGTGTTCGAGGAGGGGCTCATGGTGCCGCCGATCCGTCTATGGGACGCCGGCGTACCCAACGAGTCGGCATTGAAAATCATGACCCGTAACTCGCGGATGCCTGACTCCCTTGCCGCCGATCTTGATGCCGAGTGCTCGGCCTGCCTCATGGGTGCGCGCCGGTTAGGTGAGCTGTTCACCCGGTACGGCGTGGAATCCGTCGAGCGGTGCTTCGACGCGATTCTCGATCAGACCACCAAGACCTACCAGCGAGAGATCCTGTCCAAAATCCCGGACGGTGTCTACGCGTGGGAGGACTACGCCGAGCATGACGGTGTCGATGAGCCCAAGCTACACACACAGCGGATCACCCTCACCAAGAGTTCGACTGGTGGTCCCGATGACGGTCCGAAGATCATCCTCGACTTCACTGGTACGGCGCCGCAGGCAAAGGGCCCGATCAACCACTGTGGTGACTATGCCGACGGAAACTTCCTTGCAAAATGGCTCGCGCCGATTCTGCGCAACCTTGCAGATACTCCAGATCGGATGGCCGAACTCGACGTCAACGAAGGCATCATTCCGTTGATCGAGATGAGGTTTCCGGAGAAGGGCACCCTGATTACGCCGATCTTCCCGGCGCCGACCAACGCGCGGACGTTTGTCATCCTTCGGCTCCTCGGCGTACTCGCCGGCGTCGTGGCGAAGGCGGTGGACGGCAAGATGCCCGCCGATCAGGAGACTATTCGCTATACCGGTGTCTATGGCACGGACGCGGACGGACAGCCGTACCTCATGCGGGAGGTGCTCGGAGGCGGCTCGGGAGGCCGCTACTACGCCGATGGAGAGGACACGATCCACGTCGTACCGGACTCACGCAACCTGCCCAGTGAGTTCACGGAGTCGCGTTTCCCATTTATCGTCGAAAAGCTGGGCCTTGCCGTGGATTCTGGGGGCGCAGGCAAGTTTCGCGGCGGGCTGGGTTACGAGAAGCACATCCGGATGCTGCGCGAGGCGCGCTTCATGTCGATCGCGGACCGATCGATCCTCGCCTGCTGGGGAGTAAAGGGCGGTAAAGCCGGGATGTCGTTCGGGGTCACGATCGATCCCGGCGGACCCAACGAGCGGGCCGTCGACGCACTGGCCGATGGGGACCATGTCGCCGCCGGAGAAGTCATCCGGATTCGCACGACCGGCGGTGGCGGCTGGGGCGATCCTCTCGAGCGCGATCCACAACTGGTGCTGCGCGATGTGCGCTGGGGCAAGGTATCGGTGCAGGGGGCGGCCGACAGCTATGCCGTGGTGATTGACGGAACCGGTACCGAGGCAACCCTTGACGAACGGAGGACCAGGCAGCTGCGGGTCGACCGTGCCGGTGAGGCACATTCGCCGTCCGACCCGTTTTTCGACCGCGGCCCTGGCTACGCCCGACTGTCCGGTGGGCCACTGCACGCCGACCTGGACACGCGATGA
- a CDS encoding (2Fe-2S)-binding protein has protein sequence MREDEEQYGITLVVNGISHQISVPGRRLLSDAIRHDIGLTGTHVGCEHGVCGACTVLVDGVPMRSCLMFAVSAEGLQITTVEGLARPDGSLHPVQQAFRECHALQCGFCTPGFMITIAAGILDNPAPDPAQARDMITGNLCRCTGYQNIETAVLRAAELSSEAIR, from the coding sequence ATGCGTGAGGACGAAGAACAATACGGCATCACCTTGGTGGTCAACGGAATCTCGCACCAGATCAGCGTCCCCGGTCGCCGACTGCTGTCCGACGCAATCCGGCACGACATCGGGCTGACCGGCACCCATGTGGGTTGCGAGCACGGCGTCTGCGGCGCGTGCACGGTGCTGGTCGACGGCGTACCGATGCGATCCTGCCTGATGTTCGCCGTCTCGGCCGAGGGCCTGCAGATCACTACGGTGGAAGGACTCGCGCGGCCCGATGGCTCGCTTCATCCTGTGCAGCAGGCATTCCGCGAGTGTCACGCGCTCCAGTGCGGGTTCTGCACCCCTGGATTCATGATCACCATTGCCGCCGGAATATTGGACAATCCGGCGCCCGACCCGGCCCAGGCCAGGGACATGATCACCGGCAACCTGTGCCGTTGCACCGGCTACCAAAATATCGAAACAGCCGTGTTGCGTGCCGCGGAACTGTCGTCGGAGGCAATTCGATGA
- a CDS encoding nucleoside deaminase: MTDEDERFLEAALAQARIGLAEGGVPIGAALVVDSGVLAVGRNRRVQQGSAIRHGETDCLENAGRLTAKTYARSTMYTTLSPCSMCTGAILLYKIPRVVIGENATFLGAEDLLRAHGVEIVVMESAECKQLMATFIAQSPQVWHEDIGED, encoded by the coding sequence ATGACTGACGAGGACGAACGGTTCCTAGAGGCCGCGCTCGCGCAGGCAAGAATCGGGTTGGCCGAGGGTGGGGTACCGATTGGGGCCGCGCTTGTCGTCGATTCCGGCGTATTGGCAGTCGGTCGTAACCGGCGCGTGCAGCAGGGTTCGGCGATCCGCCACGGCGAGACCGACTGCCTGGAGAACGCCGGACGATTAACGGCCAAAACGTATGCACGGTCGACGATGTACACGACACTGTCGCCCTGCAGCATGTGCACGGGCGCGATTCTGCTGTACAAAATCCCGCGGGTCGTCATCGGTGAAAACGCCACCTTCCTCGGCGCCGAAGACCTGCTACGCGCGCACGGGGTCGAGATTGTCGTCATGGAGTCAGCCGAATGTAAGCAGCTGATGGCGACCTTTATCGCTCAAAGTCCACAGGTCTGGCACGAAGACATCGGTGAGGACTGA
- the arcC gene encoding carbamate kinase: MTTSAPATAHRVLIALGGNAMTGPDGSTSWIDQNVAIKAAMEPVADLLATGMAVTLTHGNGPQVGNVLTKNELAAHEMSPVPLDWCGAQTQATIGFTIQDALESALAARGAHRQTVTVVTRTRVDESDPGFTNPTKPIGRYLPRERAELLIAAGQIWQDRGAKGWRRVVASPEPLEILDAQAVCDLGDAGYVVIAAGGGGIPVVRQDDGRLRGIEAVIDKDLTAALLARSIDADVLVIATDVDHAVLGYGTPDQQDIGRVTVSQLEKYAAQGHFGSGSMAPKVEAVLRFARSGHRAVITSLEHIGDAIAGDIGTIVVPD; the protein is encoded by the coding sequence ATGACGACCAGTGCACCTGCCACTGCGCACCGGGTGCTGATCGCGCTCGGCGGCAACGCGATGACCGGGCCTGACGGAAGCACGTCCTGGATCGACCAAAACGTGGCGATCAAGGCCGCAATGGAACCGGTCGCCGACCTTCTGGCCACCGGTATGGCTGTCACGTTGACGCATGGGAATGGCCCACAGGTCGGCAATGTCTTGACTAAGAACGAGTTAGCGGCGCATGAGATGTCGCCGGTACCGCTGGACTGGTGCGGCGCGCAGACCCAGGCGACGATCGGATTCACCATTCAAGACGCGCTCGAGAGCGCGCTCGCGGCGCGCGGCGCGCACCGTCAGACGGTCACCGTCGTGACCCGGACCCGGGTCGATGAAAGTGATCCGGGATTCACCAATCCGACGAAGCCTATTGGGCGTTATCTGCCCCGGGAACGTGCCGAGTTGCTGATAGCGGCCGGCCAGATTTGGCAAGACCGCGGGGCGAAGGGATGGCGGCGGGTCGTGGCCAGCCCGGAACCGTTGGAAATCCTGGACGCGCAAGCGGTGTGTGACCTGGGAGACGCGGGTTACGTCGTCATAGCGGCAGGTGGGGGAGGGATCCCGGTCGTTCGCCAGGACGACGGCCGACTGCGCGGTATCGAGGCCGTGATCGACAAAGATCTCACCGCCGCATTGCTCGCTCGGTCGATCGATGCCGACGTACTGGTTATCGCCACCGATGTGGACCACGCCGTACTCGGCTATGGCACTCCCGACCAGCAGGACATCGGCCGAGTCACGGTGTCGCAGCTGGAAAAGTACGCTGCCCAGGGCCATTTCGGAAGCGGCAGTATGGCCCCCAAAGTCGAGGCGGTGCTTCGATTCGCACGCAGCGGACACCGCGCGGTGATCACCTCGCTCGAACACATCGGGGACGCGATCGCGGGTGATATCGGCACCATCGTCGTACCTGACTGA
- a CDS encoding SRPBCC family protein: MKIAGEATLDVPPETVWQALNDPSVLAQSIPGCQSLEQVAVDDFKMTVSAGVASIRGTYDGKVALSDKQPPSSYVLRASGAGAPGTVDATCRITLSAKGSGTNVAYDADAVVGGVVAGVGQRMLAGVAKKMAAEFFGNLNDQLTGKAVAAVPVRATPGAPVAFTGRAAAASPGTGMPALDLLSVGVGAGIALLGVIVGSCVRRGSGR, encoded by the coding sequence ATGAAGATCGCCGGTGAAGCCACCCTCGACGTACCGCCCGAGACCGTGTGGCAGGCGCTCAACGACCCGTCCGTGCTGGCCCAATCCATTCCCGGCTGCCAGTCGCTGGAGCAGGTCGCGGTCGACGACTTCAAGATGACCGTGTCCGCTGGTGTGGCATCGATCCGCGGCACGTACGACGGCAAGGTCGCGCTCAGCGACAAGCAACCACCGTCGTCGTACGTGCTGCGTGCCTCCGGTGCGGGCGCTCCCGGGACTGTCGATGCGACGTGCCGGATTACCCTGTCGGCCAAGGGGTCTGGCACCAATGTGGCGTACGACGCGGACGCGGTCGTAGGGGGCGTGGTCGCCGGCGTCGGTCAGCGGATGCTCGCCGGGGTGGCAAAGAAGATGGCTGCCGAGTTCTTCGGCAACCTCAACGACCAGTTGACGGGCAAGGCCGTAGCGGCGGTGCCGGTTAGGGCCACGCCGGGTGCTCCGGTCGCTTTCACTGGTCGCGCGGCAGCCGCGTCGCCCGGCACGGGGATGCCCGCGCTTGACCTTCTTTCCGTCGGCGTCGGTGCCGGGATCGCCTTGCTGGGAGTCATTGTTGGCAGTTGCGTGCGCAGGGGGTCAGGCCGATGA
- a CDS encoding ring-opening amidohydrolase gives MPEAIEVRKVPLHNVSDASELAKLIDEGALEADRVIAVIGKTEGNGGVNDYTRIIADRAFREVLVSKGSRSAYDVKQIPIVWSGGTDGVISPHATIFATVPADKATKTDEPRVSVGIAMSEQIRPEDIGRTPMIEKVAAGVRKAMENAGITDAADVHYVQTKTPLLTIDTIRDAKRRGKTVWTEHTHESMDLSNATTALGIAVALGEIAMPTDEDVMENLELYSAVASCSSGVELDQAQIVVVGNVRGIGGRYRVGHSVMKDALDQDGIWEAIRSAGLELPDRPHHSDLGSSLVNVFLKCEADPSGMVRDRRNAMLDDSDVHWHRQIKATVGGVTAAVTGDPAVFVSVAAVHQGPSGGGPVAAIVDTEAK, from the coding sequence ATGCCAGAAGCCATTGAGGTTCGCAAAGTACCACTGCACAACGTCTCTGATGCATCGGAGCTGGCCAAGCTGATTGACGAGGGAGCGCTCGAGGCGGACCGGGTGATCGCCGTCATCGGCAAGACCGAGGGCAACGGCGGAGTCAACGACTACACGCGCATCATTGCCGATCGCGCCTTCCGTGAAGTGCTGGTATCCAAGGGAAGCCGCTCGGCGTACGACGTCAAACAAATCCCGATCGTCTGGTCCGGCGGCACCGATGGTGTCATTAGCCCGCATGCCACCATTTTCGCGACAGTGCCCGCGGACAAGGCGACGAAGACCGACGAGCCGCGCGTGTCCGTCGGGATCGCGATGAGCGAACAGATCCGGCCCGAGGACATCGGTCGTACGCCGATGATCGAGAAGGTCGCGGCCGGCGTACGCAAGGCGATGGAGAACGCCGGTATCACTGACGCCGCCGACGTGCACTATGTACAGACGAAAACGCCCTTGCTGACTATCGACACGATCCGCGACGCGAAAAGGCGCGGAAAGACCGTGTGGACCGAGCACACTCACGAGTCGATGGACCTGTCCAATGCCACGACGGCCCTCGGGATCGCCGTGGCCTTGGGCGAGATTGCGATGCCCACCGACGAGGATGTGATGGAGAACCTTGAGCTCTATTCCGCTGTTGCCTCATGCTCATCGGGAGTCGAGCTCGACCAAGCGCAGATTGTGGTCGTCGGCAATGTGCGCGGGATCGGCGGTCGTTACCGCGTCGGTCACAGCGTCATGAAGGATGCTCTCGACCAAGACGGTATCTGGGAAGCGATACGTTCGGCAGGCCTCGAACTGCCAGATCGACCGCACCACAGTGATCTCGGCTCCAGCCTGGTTAACGTGTTCCTCAAGTGCGAGGCCGATCCGAGCGGCATGGTGCGGGACCGCCGCAACGCGATGCTCGACGATTCTGACGTGCATTGGCACCGGCAGATCAAGGCAACGGTCGGCGGCGTCACCGCCGCGGTCACCGGCGACCCGGCCGTGTTCGTTTCCGTCGCGGCCGTACACCAAGGCCCTTCTGGTGGCGGGCCGGTCGCGGCGATCGTCGACACAGAGGCGAAGTAG
- the cutA gene encoding aerobic carbon-monoxide dehydrogenase large subunit, whose amino-acid sequence MTTRQFGERVLRYEDNRLVRGEGRYTDDVARDGIDALSAAVLRSPHAHARITDIDVTEAIDVPGLVAIYTYDDLAGPLAAPLPLLIPHPSIIAGRTQYALAKDEVNYVGEAIAFIVAKDRYAAEDAADKIAVSYEFLPPVVGLEQARDGQLLVHDDAPGNVGAHFEQEVGDVESAIANAPHTLSFTHAIERSASMPLEGRAVHARWDDVDQSLRVYTSTQASTSVRAAIAAKLGLDLSQVEVIAPDVGGGFGVKIVHPWPEELLVPMAARMLGQPVKFTEDRREHFISAAHERGQIHDITVGFDDAGRLLGLDVRVWHDHGAYMPYGVIVPIITSTQLLGPYKPGAYRCVFDSLYTNTVIVTPYRGAGRPQAVYAMERTMDRIADALGLDRTTVRSRNFIQPDEFPYDHGLIFQDGRPLIYDSGDYPKSLAMLKDLVGWDDFAAQRRIAASEGRIVGLGIGCYVEGTGVGPYEGGHVQVETTGKVKVSTGLTSQGQGHQTSFAQIVADELGVPLEDVEVTTGDTRRFPYAVGTFASRAAVMSGNAVALAARAVRVKATRIAADAMEVDPNDLEIVDGLVRVKGSADQSIALQTIAVLSNPLRYAFDDATRAATQFAGPNDPDAPPVAAGEAPGLEGREYYSPIRSTFASGMHAAIVEIDPQTSEITILKYAVVHDCGRMINPMIVEGQIHGGVAQGIGGALYERMAYDEYGQLQNASFMDFLMPYASEIPHIDTAHLETPSPLNPLGIKGAGEAGVIPVSAVIASAIEDALGVRISAMPISPSELHHLRAAAANDEASLTKHPSLSTEMRDPR is encoded by the coding sequence ATGACGACCCGACAATTCGGTGAGCGAGTGCTGCGCTACGAGGATAACCGCCTCGTCCGCGGCGAAGGTCGCTACACCGACGACGTTGCCCGCGATGGGATCGACGCGCTCAGTGCGGCGGTATTGCGCTCGCCGCATGCGCACGCCCGGATCACCGATATCGACGTCACCGAGGCGATCGACGTCCCCGGACTCGTCGCGATCTATACCTATGACGATCTGGCTGGTCCACTGGCCGCGCCACTACCGCTGCTCATCCCGCACCCGTCGATAATCGCCGGACGCACGCAATATGCGCTGGCCAAGGACGAGGTCAACTACGTCGGGGAGGCGATCGCGTTCATCGTCGCAAAGGACCGGTACGCCGCGGAGGACGCGGCTGACAAGATCGCCGTGAGCTACGAGTTCCTCCCACCGGTAGTCGGCCTGGAGCAAGCACGAGACGGGCAGCTGCTGGTCCACGACGATGCGCCAGGCAACGTCGGAGCGCATTTCGAGCAGGAAGTCGGTGACGTCGAGTCCGCGATCGCCAACGCGCCGCACACATTGTCCTTCACACACGCGATCGAGCGCAGTGCCTCGATGCCGCTGGAGGGCCGCGCCGTACACGCCCGTTGGGACGACGTAGACCAGTCGCTGCGCGTCTACACGTCCACTCAGGCATCCACCTCCGTGCGGGCCGCGATCGCCGCGAAGCTCGGCCTCGACCTTTCGCAAGTCGAAGTCATCGCGCCGGACGTCGGCGGCGGCTTCGGCGTCAAGATCGTGCACCCGTGGCCGGAGGAACTGCTGGTGCCGATGGCCGCCCGGATGCTCGGCCAACCGGTCAAGTTCACCGAGGACCGCCGCGAGCACTTCATCTCTGCGGCACACGAACGCGGACAGATCCACGACATTACGGTCGGCTTCGACGACGCGGGCAGACTGCTCGGCCTCGATGTACGCGTGTGGCACGATCACGGCGCCTACATGCCGTACGGCGTCATCGTCCCGATCATCACCTCGACCCAGCTCCTCGGTCCCTACAAGCCCGGCGCCTACCGCTGTGTCTTCGACAGCCTCTACACCAATACCGTGATCGTGACGCCGTATCGTGGCGCCGGCAGGCCGCAAGCCGTGTACGCCATGGAGCGCACGATGGACCGGATCGCCGACGCGCTCGGACTGGACCGCACGACGGTGCGGTCGCGCAACTTCATCCAGCCCGACGAGTTTCCCTACGACCACGGCTTGATATTCCAGGACGGTCGCCCGTTGATCTACGACTCGGGCGACTACCCGAAGTCATTGGCGATGCTCAAGGACCTCGTCGGCTGGGACGACTTCGCCGCCCAGCGGCGCATCGCCGCCAGCGAGGGACGCATCGTCGGGCTCGGGATCGGCTGCTACGTCGAAGGGACGGGGGTCGGGCCTTACGAAGGCGGCCACGTGCAAGTCGAGACGACCGGCAAGGTCAAAGTGTCGACCGGGCTTACCAGTCAGGGCCAGGGCCATCAGACGTCGTTCGCGCAGATCGTCGCCGACGAGCTCGGCGTACCACTCGAAGATGTCGAGGTCACGACCGGTGATACTCGACGCTTTCCTTATGCGGTCGGCACTTTTGCCTCGCGAGCGGCCGTGATGAGCGGCAACGCTGTCGCGTTGGCGGCGCGCGCGGTGCGGGTGAAGGCGACTCGGATAGCGGCCGATGCGATGGAGGTCGACCCCAATGATCTGGAGATAGTCGATGGGCTCGTGAGGGTCAAAGGCTCTGCGGATCAGTCGATTGCGCTGCAGACGATCGCGGTGCTGTCCAACCCGCTGCGTTACGCCTTCGACGACGCGACCCGCGCGGCCACCCAGTTTGCCGGGCCCAATGACCCGGACGCGCCACCCGTCGCGGCGGGGGAGGCACCCGGACTCGAGGGCCGCGAGTACTACTCACCAATCCGCTCGACCTTCGCCTCGGGGATGCACGCCGCGATCGTCGAGATTGATCCGCAGACCTCCGAGATCACGATTCTCAAGTACGCCGTCGTCCACGACTGCGGCAGGATGATCAACCCGATGATCGTGGAGGGTCAGATCCATGGCGGTGTCGCCCAAGGTATCGGCGGCGCACTCTACGAGCGGATGGCCTACGACGAGTATGGCCAGCTGCAGAACGCATCCTTCATGGACTTCCTCATGCCGTATGCCAGCGAGATCCCGCATATCGACACCGCGCACCTAGAGACACCGTCACCGCTCAACCCCCTCGGCATCAAGGGTGCCGGCGAGGCCGGGGTGATCCCCGTGTCGGCGGTCATTGCCTCGGCAATCGAAGATGCGCTCGGCGTACGGATCAGCGCAATGCCCATCTCCCCGTCCGAACTGCACCATCTGCGTGCGGCCGCCGCCAACGACGAGGCCTCTCTCACCAAGCACCCCAGTCTGTCGACAGAAATGCGAGATCCCCGATGA
- a CDS encoding hydantoinase/oxoprolinase family protein, producing MSSPAQVRIGIDTGGTFTDVVAMDEQTGAVATTKTPSTPDDPAEGFLTGIDKVLGALGLDGTAVSAVSHGTTVATNKLLEGKVENLGFITTEGYGHILEIARQSVPDGYGNSYFWVKPDRIVPADRVRTVRGRLNVDGEQIRPFNEEDAVAAARFFKDLGINTVGVCFLHSYANPEHELRMRDVLAREHPDAVVSISAEVLREYREYERSITTLVDAAVKPNIRRYVDNIARRLAQFTTDEHGPRSVPFYVMKSNGGVLSASEVVHQPITTVLSGPAAGALGAAVIASQAGYDAVLTCDGGGTSTDVTVVIDSQPALTTEGTIGAYPSKIPMIDVVTVGAGGGSIAWVSPEGTLKVGPQSAGAAPGPMCYRAGGLEPTITDAHLSLGRIPPHLLGGEIPLDRGLSRDGLSELGGRLGLTVEETAAGILEVSAWNQANALRQITVKRGLDVRDFMMVTFGGSGSLLACRLIDILGLAGALVPPNPGNVSAYGLLTVDVRNDYVRTHVSRHDRIEVAQIGAVFDDLQAEAAGALEREGFDEADRKFLRTADLRYYGQAFEVRVAVADGHIGQQTLDRAAADFHEAHRELYSYDFRHDPTQHVEWVNLRVSGVGPIRSPQIDKIVEGRGAEAARSDTRQVYYDKWYDAPIYQRTRLGAGDVLDGPAVVEEFGATLPLHPGFTATVDDYGNLIIHRTSEGNDTL from the coding sequence ATGAGCTCTCCTGCGCAGGTGCGAATCGGGATCGACACCGGTGGCACGTTCACCGACGTCGTAGCGATGGATGAGCAGACCGGCGCAGTCGCGACGACCAAGACCCCCTCCACACCCGACGACCCCGCCGAGGGCTTCCTCACTGGGATCGACAAAGTCCTTGGCGCGCTAGGACTCGACGGTACGGCGGTCAGCGCCGTCAGTCATGGCACGACCGTGGCGACGAACAAGTTGCTTGAGGGCAAGGTGGAAAACCTCGGCTTCATCACGACCGAGGGATATGGGCACATTCTCGAGATCGCGCGGCAGTCCGTGCCAGACGGTTACGGCAACTCCTACTTCTGGGTGAAGCCGGACCGCATCGTGCCGGCCGATCGGGTGCGCACGGTGCGCGGCAGGCTCAATGTCGACGGCGAACAGATCCGGCCGTTCAACGAGGAGGACGCGGTCGCCGCGGCACGGTTCTTCAAGGACCTCGGCATCAACACCGTGGGCGTCTGCTTCCTGCACAGCTATGCCAACCCAGAGCACGAACTGCGAATGCGCGACGTACTTGCCCGTGAGCACCCGGACGCGGTCGTAAGCATATCGGCCGAAGTGCTCCGCGAGTACCGCGAGTACGAGCGGTCGATCACGACGCTTGTCGACGCCGCCGTGAAGCCCAACATCCGGCGGTACGTCGACAATATCGCCCGCCGGCTGGCACAGTTCACGACCGACGAACACGGTCCGCGTTCGGTCCCGTTCTACGTGATGAAGTCCAACGGTGGCGTCCTGTCAGCGTCCGAGGTCGTGCATCAGCCAATCACCACGGTGCTGTCCGGACCGGCTGCCGGCGCACTCGGCGCGGCGGTCATCGCCTCGCAGGCCGGCTATGACGCCGTACTCACCTGTGACGGCGGCGGGACTTCCACCGACGTCACCGTTGTGATCGACTCACAACCGGCGCTGACCACCGAGGGGACCATCGGCGCCTACCCGAGCAAGATCCCGATGATCGACGTCGTCACCGTCGGCGCCGGCGGCGGCTCGATTGCTTGGGTGTCACCTGAAGGAACGCTCAAGGTGGGTCCACAGTCGGCCGGCGCCGCACCCGGTCCGATGTGTTACCGCGCCGGCGGTCTCGAGCCCACCATCACCGACGCGCACCTGTCGCTCGGGCGGATCCCTCCGCACTTGCTCGGCGGTGAAATTCCGCTGGATAGGGGACTTTCGAGAGATGGCCTATCGGAGCTCGGTGGTCGCCTCGGCTTGACGGTGGAGGAGACTGCGGCTGGAATCCTCGAGGTGTCCGCGTGGAACCAAGCCAACGCGCTACGCCAAATCACTGTCAAGCGCGGTCTCGACGTCCGCGACTTCATGATGGTGACGTTCGGAGGATCCGGTTCGCTGCTGGCCTGCCGGCTGATCGACATCCTCGGTCTGGCCGGCGCGCTCGTGCCGCCCAATCCCGGCAACGTCTCGGCGTACGGGCTGCTGACCGTCGACGTGCGCAACGACTACGTGCGCACACACGTGAGTCGGCATGATCGCATTGAAGTCGCCCAAATCGGCGCCGTCTTCGACGACCTGCAAGCCGAAGCCGCGGGCGCACTGGAGCGTGAGGGTTTCGACGAAGCTGATCGAAAATTCCTGCGTACAGCGGATCTGCGCTACTACGGACAGGCCTTCGAGGTGCGCGTCGCTGTCGCGGACGGTCACATTGGTCAGCAGACTCTTGATCGCGCGGCAGCAGACTTCCATGAGGCGCATCGCGAGCTTTACAGCTACGACTTCCGGCATGATCCGACGCAGCACGTCGAGTGGGTCAACCTCCGGGTCAGCGGGGTCGGCCCGATCCGCAGCCCGCAGATCGACAAAATCGTCGAGGGTCGAGGAGCGGAGGCCGCCCGATCCGATACCCGGCAGGTCTACTACGACAAGTGGTACGACGCTCCGATCTATCAGCGCACCCGGCTCGGTGCGGGCGACGTACTCGACGGCCCTGCCGTGGTCGAGGAGTTTGGCGCGACGCTGCCGCTGCATCCTGGATTCACCGCCACCGTCGACGACTACGGCAACCTGATCATCCATCGCACCAGCGAAGGGAACGACACGCTGTGA